The following nucleotide sequence is from Streptomyces sp. HUAS CB01.
CCTTCCAGGCGTAGAGGTGCGGGACGATCAGCCGCAGCGGGAATCCGTGCTCGGCGGTGAGCAGCTCGCCGTCCTTGTGGGTGGCGAAGATCGTGCGCTCGGAGAGGAAGTCGGAGAGGCGCAGGTTGGCGCTGAAGCCGTACTCGGCCCAGACCATGACATGGGTGACCGCCGGTGCCGGCGGAGCGAGGTCGACGATCGTCGAGGCCGGGACTCCGCCCCATTCGGCCCCGAGCATGCTGAATTTCGTCACGCAGTGGAGGTCCGCGACGACCGTCGAGAACGGCAGCGCCGAGAACTCCTCGTGGTTCCAGCAGCGCTTGTCGCCGTCGGCGGTGGCGCCGAAGACGCGGAACTCCCAGCGGTCAGGCTTGAACTTGGGAACGGGCCCGTAGTGGGTGACCGGCCAGCCGCGCTGCAGACGCTGTCCCGGGGGTAGCTCGGACTGTTCTGACGCCCGGTGTTCCCGGCTCTCCGGCTGACCCATGCCTTCAATGGTGACAGACCAGGAGGGGTGGTCATGACCAGGTCTGGCCCGATTCGGGCAACTCCGACTAAGGAGGCACTTACTGGACGCCCTTGGATCACGGTGCGAGGATGCGCGCATCCTGCCCGAGTCACATGTGCGGAAGGAGCCTCTGCGATGCAGGGCGATCCCGAGGTCATCGAGTTCCTCAATGAGCAGTTGACTGCCGAGCTGACCGCGATCAACCAGTACTTCCTGCACGCCAAGATGCAGGAGAACTTCGGCTGGACGAAGCTCGCCAAGTACACCCGGGCCGAGTCGTTCGACGAGATGAAGCACGCCGAGGTACTCACCGACCGCATCCTGTTCCTGGAAGGGCTGCCGAACTACCAGCGGCTGTTCCATGTGCGGATCGGACAGACGGTCACCGAGATGTTCCAGGCGGACCGGCAGGTCGAGGTCGAGGCGATCGACCGGCTGCGGCGCGGCATCGAGGTCATGCGCGCCAAGGGCGACATCACGTCCGCGAACATCTTCGAGTCGATCCTCGCGGACGAGGAGCACCACATCGACTATCTCGACACCCAGCTGGAACTGGTCGAGAAGCTGGGAGAACCGCTCTACATCGCCCAGGTGATCGAGCAGCCGGAGTCCTAGAGCCCCGTCCCCACCCGGAGACCCGTGCCGCTAGGCCGCTTCGCGCAGCCGGCCGCGCGAGACCGTCTCGGTGCCCACCGGGGTCATGTCCTCGGACAGCACGGCGGCGCCGTCGCCCTGCTCCAGCAGCTCGCGGCGCGGGCACGCGCCACGGCCCAGGATTCCCTGGATGCGACGTACACAGGACCCGCAGTCGGTGCCGGCCTTGGACACCGAGGCGATCTGGCGGGGGGTGCAGGCACCGGCCTCCGCGTGTTCCTTGACCTGCTTCTCCGTGATGCCGAAGCACGAGCACACGTACACGCGGTTCACCTCCCGGCGGGATCGAGGTCGACTGTGGTGCCCGTCCCGAAGATCGGTGAGGCAAACCTAACCTTACCCGCCGCCCGCCGGTCGCAAAAGCCCCGGGTGCGCCGGTGGGGCGTGGATCACACGGATCCACGCCCCACCGTCGTACCGGCCGGATCACTGGTCGCGGTACATCTCCGCGACCAGGAAGGCGAGGTCCAGCGACTGGCTGCGGTTCAGCCGGGGGTCGCACGCCGTCTCGTAGCGCTGGTGCAGATCGTCGACGAAGATCTCG
It contains:
- a CDS encoding sulfite oxidase-like oxidoreductase, yielding MGQPESREHRASEQSELPPGQRLQRGWPVTHYGPVPKFKPDRWEFRVFGATADGDKRCWNHEEFSALPFSTVVADLHCVTKFSMLGAEWGGVPASTIVDLAPPAPAVTHVMVWAEYGFSANLRLSDFLSERTIFATHKDGELLTAEHGFPLRLIVPHLYAWKGPKWVRGVEYMTADRRGFWEERGYHNVGDPWREQRYSYQEEPGDGPEF
- the bfr gene encoding bacterioferritin — translated: MQGDPEVIEFLNEQLTAELTAINQYFLHAKMQENFGWTKLAKYTRAESFDEMKHAEVLTDRILFLEGLPNYQRLFHVRIGQTVTEMFQADRQVEVEAIDRLRRGIEVMRAKGDITSANIFESILADEEHHIDYLDTQLELVEKLGEPLYIAQVIEQPES
- a CDS encoding (2Fe-2S)-binding protein, whose amino-acid sequence is MYVCSCFGITEKQVKEHAEAGACTPRQIASVSKAGTDCGSCVRRIQGILGRGACPRRELLEQGDGAAVLSEDMTPVGTETVSRGRLREAA